The DNA window AACTATCCAACGGGCCAAGATCATCGTTCATTCCACCAATCATTCGAACTCGATCGCGACCACTCAAGGACGGTACCTGTCCTTCATCATGGCGGGTACGGAACCGTGTTGAACCACGATCTCTGTTCAGTAGCTCGCTTCGAAGCACTCGCTTGTCTGACTTCAGTTTCACATCCTCCCGTTCGTCGAAGTCATCAATTTCGTCATCGTTTTCATCGTCCGAATCCATCAAACCCTCCGGCAGAATCGTCATGCTACTGTCCACCATCTTAGCGATCGGTGAAGTAGGTGTCGAGGTGCGATTCTTGCTGATCAGTTGCGACTTCAGTGCGTCCACACAGCGAATACGGATGATGTACTGCTCGTACAAGTTCTTTAGTTCGATTTCGAGCTTTTCGAATTCTTCCAAATATGCCGGACGAACTTTTTGCAGTGCCTGCAGGCGTTGCTTCGATCGCTCCAGCTCAGAAGATTTGCGCTGTATTTTCGATGACAGATTTCCGTTTTCAGCGTTCAAACTCTCCAGGGTGGATTTCGAGCTGCCCAGTTTGGACTCCAGCGAGGCAATGGCAGATTTTATAACCTTCTCAACGGTAGCCAGTTCTAACGGGCGAGTTGATTGGATCGTCCGTGTTTCCCGATTAACCAGTTCCTTCCGAAGCAGATCGTACAAGGTGGCACCTCGATTCGTTAACTCCGACGACAACCCACGAACCTTCTTCAGATCGTCCATTTTATCGGACAGATCAATCTCTACGTGGGACTTGATCGACTCATCGTCGGCACCTGTTACCTTCGGCGAGGCAATCAGCAGCGATGTAACCTTCAGTAGTTCGCTGGCCGCTGCTGCCGAGCTGGCGTATAGTTTTCTGGGGTTAATCTTAATGCTGGATTTGGTGACTAGAAATTCGGTAGCCGAGCGAACGAATGCGACCCGTTCCGATTCGGTTCGGGTGCCACCGGGCAGAACCAGAGACGGTTCCAATCGACCGATTAGCCACGTTAGGATGTCCGAGTAGGCGTTGAAGCTTTCCGGTCCACCGTACGGGGTGTTCAGGACGGAGATGGGTATGTTGTTCGGGTAGCCGAGCAGCTTCAGATGCTCCGAGAGGTCTGTAAGGATGGGATGAGAGGGAATTAAAATGTATGGTTAGCTAGCGATGGCTGGGAGCTTTATGAAGATGTGCTCTACTATTTTATGTGAAGTTATCTTGAACTCGTGGAACGATCGAGGTTATAAGGAGCAATGATAAAAAAAGGATTTTTGAAGATAAATTGGATAGAACAAAAGCGATACGTTCACTTGGAACATTTATCAGATTTctaattttattacaaattttattcaaacagttcgaaaattgattttaatttcAATTCAGCTTCATTCGCGTTCGACATGCGGAAGCGCACAGATTATCAGTTGTCGCAACAGCTCCTCCCGTGACTCTGGAGCAGGGTCTAACAAAACGGAGCCAGACGTTCCGTCTCCAAGCTTAGGCACCGGAATCTTCGCCAATGCAGTTAGGCAACTCTTTTTGTTCTCTTCGCCCGCCATAAAATCTTACTTATCCGCTTACATCAATTTGTTGCTCCTCTTGCCATTTTGATCCTTGATCTTCGTCTTAGGTCTGAGGCGGTCAGACTAATGAAGCGTGAAAGCGATGAAACGGATAcgcacacttttcagcattTTCCATGCAAAAGTAATTCTCATGATTCGCTGTTCACTGATAACGATCCATGGTGCTACAATGGTCTCTTTGCTTGTATTTACTGCAATGCATGACGTGCGATGCGAACAGCCAAACAGACAGACGAACcttgccaaaaaaaaaaacgaattgatGTAAAGCAATCCCACTAAAGGACACCCGGATACGAGTCGGAAGAACCACACACTTTTGTCCCGTCCAGCGCAATAGTCATTCAAAATTTCCGCTCACTAGCGCAAAAGGTTCCTGAAACAATCAACTCTGTGATTCAGTAAATGCACCCACGATAAAATCGCATGgctgaccacaccgtcgatctgaACTTTGTTAGTAGGCATGTAGACGCCAAAaacgtcatttgcttgctttagacaggATATCATCATTCTGAGCATATCTGGGTGATTTTTCAAGatggctgaatatttctgcgtcagTTATTTCGAAATTTTTAGAATATTAGCGGATCATCTTTGACACGACAGTAGTTCAGATATGGTCCGACCGAGTTCAATGTGCATAATTTTAAACAGGAAAGTGCAGTTTTCGATTACGATTCTTGTTCTAACTTTTATTTTACAATCAGCTGGATCTATTCAGAGAAGTTCATTTATGCACGAGTCTAGAGCCCGGGTCAAAGAGAAAACTTAAACTTGACAGACATgtcagaaaggcaaaaatgtcgaCACTCTTTACTCAATGTATGGCTAAGTGTTGTTAACGATTTTCTTTGCAACCGACACATAGAATTTGTAAAAACCTACATCAGTACCAGATCACGAAAGCATCTCTGATTCAATCGCTTGTGAAAAGAGATGGGTGGGTAACGTTTGGGACATAACCGCAAAGTCGTGACGGCAcgtcccaagtaaccataagcattaagccattgcactatattggctatacatttgcactaatgttgcattgaaactccattacagcattaacaatgcaataaagctctttattagcatcaatgatgcataactgcacagccgacatatagcattatagcttgctctatatgcgtatataaagctgatataacgcgtacatgcttcaaggatctttaaagcatgtaagctttacaagtgcatttaatgccattatagagcatataaaaagctgatataatgctattgtaatgctgtgggtttatatgttatgcaactcttcttgaagattatattcggcatatttcatttcaatcgaacatatgcaatatagtccaggaagcaaacgca is part of the Topomyia yanbarensis strain Yona2022 chromosome 1, ASM3024719v1, whole genome shotgun sequence genome and encodes:
- the LOC131682208 gene encoding clusterin-associated protein 1, which produces MSFKDVRDLSEHLKLLGYPNNIPISVLNTPYGGPESFNAYSDILTWLIGRLEPSLVLPGGTRTESERVAFVRSATEFLVTKSSIKINPRKLYASSAAAASELLKVTSLLIASPKVTGADDESIKSHVEIDLSDKMDDLKKVRGLSSELTNRGATLYDLLRKELVNRETRTIQSTRPLELATVEKVIKSAIASLESKLGSSKSTLESLNAENGNLSSKIQRKSSELERSKQRLQALQKVRPAYLEEFEKLEIELKNLYEQYIIRIRCVDALKSQLISKNRTSTPTSPIAKMVDSSMTILPEGLMDSDDENDDEIDDFDEREDVKLKSDKRVLRSELLNRDRGSTRFRTRHDEGQVPSLSGRDRVRMIGGMNDDLGPLDSSLGSSAESDSDLEMEGNGLIDELRTDDDEEDDVSLAKLARENSNLNRSTKQDQSDEDF